In Acidovorax sp. GBBC 1281, a single window of DNA contains:
- a CDS encoding SAM-dependent methyltransferase yields MTLPTPSTGLPTDGTHAVASMPRRATWRSRPLQRVLRRLLTNVRCGTLTVELPGGERAEGRGTEPGPHGTLVLHRWRPLWRLAVGGDLGLAESYRQGEWSSPDLAALLELGVRNEAGWGRALQASLPARLLARLFHLRRANTRRGSRQNISFHYDMGNDFYAQWLDPDMLYSSAIYGTGQESLEQAQQAKLARIATLLAPRAGERVLEIGCGWGALAIALARDTGASVTGLTLSSEQLRHARQRVHEEALTEHIDLRLQDYRDVEGQFDHIVSIEMLEAVGERYWPAYFQTLKERLRPGGRAVVQVITIADAQFEQYRSTTDFIQRYIFPGGMLPSPSRLRQALANAGLALQAAETFGPSYATTLAEWRHRFLSTWPTIEPLGFDAPFRRLWEYYLCYCEAGFSTGRVDVGLYTIVHAPPAAPDTPDTPHRPG; encoded by the coding sequence ATGACCCTCCCCACCCCCTCCACCGGACTTCCGACGGACGGCACGCATGCGGTCGCGTCGATGCCCCGCCGGGCCACCTGGCGGTCGCGGCCCCTGCAGCGCGTGCTGCGCCGCCTGCTGACCAACGTGCGCTGCGGCACCCTGACCGTGGAGCTGCCCGGCGGCGAACGCGCCGAAGGCCGCGGCACCGAGCCCGGGCCCCACGGCACCCTCGTGCTACACCGCTGGCGCCCGCTGTGGCGCCTGGCCGTGGGCGGCGACCTGGGCCTGGCGGAGAGCTACCGTCAGGGTGAATGGTCCAGCCCCGACCTGGCCGCCCTGCTGGAACTGGGCGTGCGCAACGAGGCCGGCTGGGGCCGTGCGCTACAGGCCAGCCTGCCGGCGCGGCTGCTGGCGCGGCTGTTCCACCTGCGCCGCGCCAACACCCGCCGGGGCAGCCGCCAGAACATCTCGTTCCACTACGACATGGGCAACGATTTCTATGCCCAGTGGCTGGACCCGGACATGCTCTATTCCAGCGCCATCTACGGCACGGGCCAGGAATCGCTGGAGCAGGCCCAGCAGGCCAAGCTGGCCCGCATCGCCACCCTGCTGGCGCCCCGGGCCGGCGAACGCGTGCTGGAGATCGGCTGCGGCTGGGGCGCCCTGGCCATTGCCCTGGCCCGCGACACCGGCGCATCGGTGACCGGCCTCACCCTGTCGTCCGAGCAACTGCGCCACGCCCGCCAGCGCGTGCACGAAGAGGCGCTCACCGAGCACATCGACCTGCGGCTGCAGGACTACCGCGACGTCGAAGGCCAGTTCGACCACATCGTCTCCATCGAAATGCTGGAGGCCGTGGGCGAGCGCTACTGGCCGGCCTATTTCCAAACGCTCAAAGAGCGGCTGCGCCCCGGCGGCCGGGCGGTGGTACAGGTCATCACCATCGCGGACGCACAGTTCGAGCAGTACCGCAGCACCACCGACTTCATCCAGCGCTACATCTTTCCGGGCGGCATGCTGCCCTCGCCCTCGCGGCTGCGGCAAGCGCTGGCGAACGCGGGCCTGGCGCTGCAGGCCGCGGAAACCTTCGGCCCCAGCTATGCGACCACCCTGGCCGAATGGCGCCACCGCTTCCTGAGCACCTGGCCCACGATCGAGCCGCTGGGCTTCGATGCGCCGTTCCGTCGGCTGTGGGAGTACTACCTGTGCTATTGCGAAGCCGGCTTCAGCACCGGCCGGGTGGACGTGGGCCTGTACACCATCGTCCATGCCCCGCCGGCCGCCCCGGACACGCCCGACACACCGCACCGCCCCGGGTAA
- a CDS encoding PP2C family protein-serine/threonine phosphatase: MKFSVFQVSRRGGRETNEDRMGYCYTRESSLFVLADGMGGHPEGEVAAQLALQTVSAAFQRHAKPTLEDVHGFLADALLAAHHQILRYAADRGMLDTPRTTLVVAVVQEGSASWIHCGDSRLYMVRGGELFTRTRDHSYLELRNMPLQGIERVNRNVLFTCLGSPTKPIYDITGPVALEQGDRILLCSDGLWGTLDDETIARQLSRLPVSQSVPDMVEDALRKAGDTSDNVTVVALEWETPDAFESTQGISTDSISDDGFSSTIQAGPLDMVDDDLDDEAIERSIAEINEAIRRSAARKA; encoded by the coding sequence ATGAAATTCTCCGTCTTCCAGGTCAGCCGTCGTGGTGGCCGCGAAACCAATGAAGACCGCATGGGCTACTGCTACACGCGGGAGTCCAGCCTGTTCGTGCTGGCGGACGGCATGGGCGGCCACCCGGAGGGCGAAGTGGCGGCGCAACTGGCGCTGCAGACGGTGTCCGCCGCGTTCCAGCGCCACGCCAAGCCCACGCTGGAAGACGTACACGGATTTCTGGCCGACGCGCTGCTGGCCGCACACCACCAGATCCTTCGCTACGCGGCCGACCGCGGCATGCTGGACACGCCCCGCACCACGCTGGTCGTGGCGGTGGTGCAGGAAGGGTCCGCCAGCTGGATCCACTGCGGCGACTCGCGCCTGTACATGGTGCGCGGGGGCGAGCTGTTCACGCGCACGCGCGACCACTCGTACCTGGAACTGCGCAACATGCCGCTGCAGGGCATCGAACGGGTGAACCGCAATGTGCTGTTCACCTGCCTGGGATCGCCGACCAAGCCCATCTACGACATCACCGGCCCGGTGGCCCTGGAGCAGGGCGACCGCATCCTGCTGTGCTCCGACGGCCTGTGGGGCACGCTGGACGACGAGACCATCGCCCGCCAGCTGAGCCGCCTGCCGGTCTCGCAGTCGGTGCCCGACATGGTCGAAGACGCACTGCGCAAGGCCGGCGACACCAGCGACAACGTGACCGTGGTGGCGCTGGAGTGGGAGACGCCGGACGCGTTCGAATCCACCCAGGGCATTTCGACCGACAGCATCAGCGACGACGGGTTTTCCTCCACGATCCAGGCCGGTCCACTCGATATGGTGGACGACGACCTGGACGACGAGGCCATCGAACGTTCCATCGCCGAGATCAACGAGGCCATCCGCCGCTCGGCGGCCCGCAAGGCCTGA
- a CDS encoding serine/threonine protein kinase has translation MSKIKPAPLPPDTTIGGYRVVRRLSSGGFGVVYLAIDPDGQQVAIKEYLPSSLATRGPGELLPKVPPEKLSLYRLGLKSFFEEGRALAQISHASVVSVLNFFRENETVYMVMNYLEGATLQDFIITARDLKTQKVFRESTIRSLFDEVLRGLRIVHQHKMLHLDIKPANIFITDDNKAVMIDFGAAREVLSKEGNFIRPMYTPGFAAPEMYRRDSSMGPWTDIYAIGACIYACMQGFPPNEAPQRSDKDRLSLALTKLRGVYSDNLIEVVEWCMALDPLSRPQSVFALQKELSREGERRYTKLSVGEKMRLQLDTLVSDTKKNVQKVGEATRMGAKPK, from the coding sequence ATGTCAAAAATCAAGCCGGCCCCCCTGCCGCCCGACACCACGATTGGTGGCTACCGCGTGGTGCGCCGGCTCTCCTCCGGCGGCTTCGGCGTGGTGTATCTGGCCATCGATCCCGACGGCCAGCAGGTCGCCATCAAGGAATATCTGCCGTCTTCCCTGGCCACCCGCGGCCCGGGCGAGTTGCTGCCCAAAGTGCCTCCCGAAAAGCTGTCGCTGTACCGCCTGGGCCTCAAGAGTTTCTTCGAGGAAGGCCGGGCCCTGGCGCAGATCTCGCACGCCTCGGTGGTGAGCGTGCTCAATTTCTTTCGGGAAAACGAAACCGTCTACATGGTGATGAACTACCTGGAAGGGGCCACCCTGCAGGACTTCATCATCACCGCGCGCGACCTCAAGACGCAGAAGGTGTTCCGCGAGTCCACGATCCGCTCGCTGTTCGACGAGGTGCTGCGCGGCCTGCGCATCGTGCACCAGCACAAGATGCTGCACCTCGATATCAAGCCGGCCAACATCTTCATCACCGACGACAACAAGGCGGTGATGATCGACTTCGGCGCGGCGCGCGAGGTGCTTTCGAAGGAGGGCAACTTCATCCGCCCGATGTACACGCCCGGCTTCGCGGCGCCCGAGATGTACCGCCGCGATTCGTCGATGGGCCCCTGGACCGACATCTACGCGATCGGCGCCTGCATCTACGCCTGCATGCAGGGATTCCCGCCCAACGAGGCGCCGCAGCGCTCCGACAAGGACCGCCTGTCGCTGGCGCTGACCAAGCTGCGCGGCGTTTACTCCGACAACCTGATCGAGGTGGTCGAATGGTGCATGGCGCTCGACCCGCTGTCGCGGCCCCAGTCGGTGTTCGCCTTGCAAAAGGAACTGAGCCGCGAGGGCGAGCGGCGCTACACCAAGCTGTCCGTGGGCGAGAAGATGCGCCTGCAGCTTGATACGCTGGTGTCCGATACCAAGAAGAATGTGCAGAAGGTGGGCGAGGCCACGCGAATGGGGGCGAAGCCGAAATGA
- the rpoZ gene encoding DNA-directed RNA polymerase subunit omega, whose amino-acid sequence MARITVEDCLEHIPNRFQLVLAATYRARMLSQGHAPKIESRNKPAVTALREIAEGKVGLEMLKKVPG is encoded by the coding sequence ATGGCCCGCATTACCGTTGAAGACTGTCTCGAGCACATCCCCAACCGCTTTCAACTCGTGCTGGCAGCCACGTACCGCGCACGCATGCTGAGCCAAGGCCATGCCCCAAAGATCGAAAGCCGCAACAAACCTGCGGTGACCGCCTTGCGCGAAATCGCCGAAGGCAAGGTCGGTCTGGAGATGCTGAAAAAGGTTCCGGGCTGA
- a CDS encoding YicC/YloC family endoribonuclease, whose translation MTGYASAQQSASAGGGETDGRTRRLGLEIRSVNSRFLDLSFRLPDELRAQEPVLRSLLTARLKRGKVEVRASIENEDTTTLPDPAPRLLQRLNSAQDAVRAWLPDAAPLSVADALRLCANAGSAQDDWSDAVPALAQKALKDLVQAREREGKRLSAMLQDRLEQLRALAHQATPLVPKLVEQQRQRFMERWKEAMALADNATLPEAAQDRALTEATAFAIRIDVAEEITRLDSHLDEIERLLKKGGEVGKRLDFLIQELHREANTLGSKSAAMELTRISVDMKVLIEQMREQVQNIE comes from the coding sequence ATGACCGGATACGCCAGCGCACAGCAAAGTGCATCCGCGGGAGGGGGCGAAACCGATGGCCGCACCCGCCGCCTGGGGCTGGAGATCCGGTCCGTCAACAGCCGTTTCCTGGATCTGTCGTTCCGCCTGCCCGACGAGTTGCGCGCCCAGGAGCCGGTGCTGCGCAGCCTGCTCACCGCCCGCCTCAAGCGGGGCAAGGTCGAAGTCCGCGCCTCCATCGAGAACGAAGACACCACCACCCTGCCCGACCCGGCGCCCCGCCTGCTGCAGCGGCTGAACTCCGCGCAGGACGCCGTTCGTGCCTGGCTGCCCGACGCGGCCCCCTTGAGCGTCGCCGACGCCCTGCGCCTGTGCGCGAATGCCGGCTCCGCCCAGGACGACTGGAGCGATGCCGTCCCCGCCCTGGCCCAAAAAGCACTGAAAGACCTCGTCCAAGCCCGGGAACGCGAAGGCAAGCGCCTGTCGGCCATGCTGCAGGACCGGCTCGAACAACTGCGTGCCCTGGCCCACCAGGCCACGCCGCTGGTTCCCAAGCTGGTGGAGCAGCAGCGCCAGCGTTTCATGGAACGCTGGAAGGAGGCCATGGCCCTGGCCGACAACGCCACGCTGCCCGAAGCCGCCCAGGACCGCGCCCTGACCGAGGCCACCGCCTTCGCCATCCGCATCGACGTCGCGGAAGAGATCACCCGGCTGGATTCGCACCTGGACGAGATCGAGCGCCTGCTCAAGAAAGGCGGCGAAGTGGGCAAACGCCTGGACTTTCTCATCCAGGAACTGCACCGCGAAGCCAACACGCTCGGCTCCAAGTCCGCCGCGATGGAACTCACGCGCATCAGCGTGGACATGAAGGTCCTGATCGAGCAGATGCGCGAGCAGGTCCAGAACATCGAGTGA
- a CDS encoding SPOR domain-containing protein — MLAHTAYSAHAALVPRRSDDTTMGTLYRAAIGPVNADYYLPAFERLDTAGRPLPRWNWAAALCTLNWLVFRQLWGAALVYVAALEGVALLVFALGQYVVQWPLPVLSGVLLALLLAATVVPGLYGDAIFHAEVRKRITKALSASATLPQAGEWLARRAATRRRLGWIAAANVALAMAALALYLLLPAGASLAGPATGSPPAAAPMPAASAVPATAIGVAPAARPAASNRDSGAVQAEAPATAPLPGPAPTAPPAAGTSAPAAPVPAASLPAKAPAPQATPRAPAASSAAAPSIAAPASAVASQVSAEPTRATVLSASSPVQSPAARPAPSAASVPTAMPAQATAASAPASALATAASKAAPASRAAAEPTRPRASAPKPAAARTATASDKTSTPAASASSATAAPDRRLYINVGLFAEPANARRAHARLREAGLPATSQPVTTSGGQKLLRVRVGPFASASQANAAAAKVRDLGLDASAAALPAPARN, encoded by the coding sequence ATGCTTGCCCACACGGCTTATTCGGCCCATGCCGCCCTCGTTCCCCGCCGCTCCGACGACACCACGATGGGAACGCTCTACCGCGCCGCGATCGGCCCGGTCAATGCCGACTACTACCTGCCCGCCTTCGAGCGGCTCGACACCGCGGGCCGCCCGCTGCCGCGCTGGAACTGGGCCGCGGCCCTGTGCACGCTGAACTGGCTGGTGTTCCGCCAGCTCTGGGGGGCCGCCCTCGTCTATGTGGCGGCCCTCGAAGGCGTGGCGTTGCTGGTGTTCGCGCTGGGCCAGTACGTGGTGCAGTGGCCGCTGCCGGTGCTGTCGGGCGTGCTGCTCGCTCTCCTGCTGGCCGCCACGGTGGTGCCCGGGCTCTACGGCGACGCCATCTTCCACGCAGAGGTGCGCAAGCGCATCACCAAGGCGCTATCGGCCTCGGCCACCTTGCCCCAGGCGGGCGAATGGCTCGCCCGCCGCGCAGCGACCCGGCGCCGGCTGGGGTGGATCGCCGCGGCCAACGTGGCGCTGGCGATGGCCGCGCTGGCGCTGTACCTGCTGCTGCCTGCCGGGGCTTCTTTGGCAGGCCCTGCCACCGGCAGCCCCCCTGCGGCAGCACCCATGCCCGCCGCATCGGCCGTGCCAGCGACCGCCATCGGGGTGGCACCTGCCGCCAGGCCAGCGGCATCGAACAGGGACAGCGGTGCCGTGCAGGCCGAAGCGCCGGCCACCGCCCCGCTCCCTGGCCCCGCTCCCACCGCCCCCCCCGCAGCCGGGACCAGTGCGCCCGCCGCGCCCGTCCCTGCGGCTTCGCTGCCGGCGAAAGCACCAGCCCCGCAAGCCACTCCGCGCGCGCCAGCGGCCTCCTCCGCAGCGGCCCCGTCCATAGCGGCTCCGGCATCCGCCGTCGCCTCCCAGGTCTCGGCAGAACCCACGCGGGCCACGGTGCTCAGCGCGTCCTCCCCCGTGCAGTCGCCCGCCGCCCGGCCCGCTCCATCCGCGGCCTCCGTCCCGACCGCCATGCCAGCGCAGGCGACAGCCGCGTCAGCACCAGCGTCGGCCCTGGCCACGGCGGCCTCGAAAGCCGCACCCGCCAGCCGTGCGGCTGCCGAACCGACCAGACCGCGCGCCTCCGCGCCCAAGCCCGCCGCGGCTCGGACGGCGACGGCCTCGGACAAAACCTCCACCCCAGCTGCGAGTGCATCCAGCGCGACCGCCGCGCCCGACCGGCGCCTGTACATCAACGTCGGCCTCTTTGCCGAACCCGCCAATGCGCGCCGCGCCCATGCCCGGCTGCGGGAGGCTGGCCTGCCGGCCACGTCGCAGCCCGTCACCACCTCGGGCGGGCAGAAGCTGCTGCGCGTGCGGGTGGGGCCGTTCGCCTCCGCGTCGCAAGCCAACGCGGCGGCGGCCAAGGTGCGCGACCTGGGCCTGGATGCTTCCGCGGCGGCGCTCCCTGCGCCGGCGCGGAATTGA
- the rph gene encoding ribonuclease PH has product MTSFTRPGGRAADQLRPVRITRRYTMHAEGSVLIEFGNTKVLCTASVEERVPPHKRGSGEGWVTAEYGMLPRSTHTRSDREAARGKQNGRTQEIQRLIGRSLRAVFDLQRLGERTLQLDCDVIQADGGTRTAAITGAWVAAQDAVAHLIARGKLAESPITAPLAAISVGIVEGTPLLDLEYVEDVACDTDMNVVMTGAGHFVEVQGTAEGVAFTRQEMDRLLSLAEKGVAELVALQQQALRNG; this is encoded by the coding sequence ATGACCTCTTTCACCCGTCCGGGCGGCCGTGCCGCCGACCAGTTGCGCCCGGTGCGCATCACCCGCCGCTACACCATGCACGCCGAAGGCTCGGTGCTCATCGAGTTCGGCAACACCAAGGTGCTGTGCACCGCGTCGGTGGAAGAGCGCGTGCCGCCCCACAAGCGCGGCAGCGGCGAGGGCTGGGTGACGGCCGAGTACGGCATGCTGCCCCGGTCCACCCACACCCGCAGCGACCGTGAGGCGGCCCGCGGCAAGCAGAATGGCCGCACGCAGGAGATCCAGCGCCTGATCGGCCGCAGCCTGCGGGCCGTGTTCGATCTCCAGCGCCTGGGCGAGCGCACCCTGCAGCTCGACTGCGACGTGATCCAGGCCGATGGCGGCACGCGCACGGCGGCCATCACGGGTGCCTGGGTCGCGGCGCAGGATGCGGTGGCCCATCTGATCGCGCGCGGCAAGCTGGCCGAATCGCCGATCACGGCCCCGCTGGCGGCCATTTCGGTCGGCATCGTGGAAGGCACGCCGCTGCTCGATCTGGAGTACGTGGAAGACGTGGCCTGCGACACCGACATGAACGTGGTGATGACCGGCGCCGGCCACTTCGTGGAGGTGCAGGGCACGGCCGAAGGCGTGGCGTTCACCCGCCAGGAGATGGACCGCCTGCTGTCGCTGGCCGAAAAGGGCGTGGCCGAACTGGTGGCGCTGCAGCAGCAGGCGCTGCGCAACGGATAG
- the gmk gene encoding guanylate kinase, with protein MDYPGNLFVVAAPSGAGKSSLVKALLELDSHVQPSVSHTTRAPRGQEKHGREYFFTSEQEFDAMVASDGFVEWAHVHGRRYGTSRKAIEERIAQGADVVLEIDFQGAIQVKQAFANAVLIFILPPSWEELRSRLERRGEDAPDVIEIRLKNAAQEMEQAYKFDFVIINELFERALFDLKTIVHAQRLKYAAQRRARADTFESLNIT; from the coding sequence ATGGACTACCCTGGAAATCTATTCGTAGTGGCAGCGCCCAGCGGCGCGGGCAAATCGAGCCTGGTCAAGGCTTTGCTGGAGCTGGACTCCCATGTGCAGCCTTCGGTCTCGCACACCACCCGGGCACCGCGTGGGCAGGAAAAGCACGGCCGCGAATACTTCTTCACCTCGGAGCAGGAATTCGACGCCATGGTCGCCTCCGACGGCTTCGTGGAGTGGGCCCACGTGCACGGCCGCCGCTATGGCACATCCCGCAAGGCCATCGAGGAGCGCATCGCGCAAGGCGCCGATGTGGTCCTGGAAATCGACTTCCAGGGCGCGATCCAGGTCAAACAGGCCTTTGCGAATGCCGTCCTCATCTTCATTCTCCCCCCCAGTTGGGAAGAACTGAGATCCCGCCTGGAACGCCGCGGGGAAGACGCTCCGGACGTGATCGAGATCCGGCTGAAGAATGCCGCCCAGGAAATGGAACAGGCATACAAATTCGACTTCGTTATAATCAACGAACTCTTTGAGCGTGCGCTTTTCGACCTGAAAACCATCGTCCACGCTCAGCGGCTGAAGTATGCGGCGCAACGCCGTGCACGGGCCGACACGTTCGAATCCCTCAATATCACCTGA
- a CDS encoding I78 family peptidase inhibitor, with amino-acid sequence MSQRSLTALALTAAALLAAGCSTNAPWGSATPGTTSSTGAPVGGICSGPPAQVVVGQNSTAKVVEYARVRSGAQMARVLRPDQIVTKEFDATRLNLQVDANGRIVAARCG; translated from the coding sequence ATGTCCCAACGCTCCCTGACGGCCCTCGCCCTCACCGCCGCCGCCCTGCTGGCCGCCGGCTGCTCCACCAACGCCCCCTGGGGCAGCGCCACGCCAGGCACCACCAGCAGCACGGGCGCGCCCGTGGGCGGCATCTGCAGCGGCCCGCCCGCACAGGTGGTGGTGGGCCAGAACAGCACGGCCAAGGTGGTGGAATACGCCCGGGTGCGCTCCGGCGCGCAGATGGCCCGCGTACTGCGCCCCGACCAGATCGTGACCAAGGAATTCGACGCCACCCGCCTGAACCTACAGGTGGACGCCAACGGCCGCATCGTCGCGGCGCGCTGCGGCTGA
- the hemW gene encoding radical SAM family heme chaperone HemW, with translation MSLSIPIVPESSAEAAPAPVRDVQHSMRPGVLQLGSLPPLSLYVHLPWCLKKCPYCDFNSHEYREGGGAQALPEQRYLDALMADLEAALPLIWGRTVHSIFIGGGTPSLFSPAAIDQLIGGLRARLRLEADCEITMEANPGTFEKDRFRAYRAAGVTRLSIGVQSFDDRFLKALGRVHDGAQAMAAVEEAAQSFETFNLDIMYALPGQTLADLEQDMRTALALGPPHISIYHLTIEPNTVFAKFPPVVPEDDQAYAMLDRITEMTAQAGLQRYEISAYAREGHGCFHNTNYWQFGDYLGIGAGAHSKISFAHRVVRQVRFRDPGRYMDHALAGHAVAQDDEVRRADLPFEYMLNALRLREGFALQDFMARTGLPLTAIAKALDEAERKGLIERDMARVRPTERGFDFLSDLQALFLAD, from the coding sequence GTGTCCCTTTCCATTCCCATCGTTCCCGAGTCCTCGGCGGAGGCCGCGCCGGCGCCCGTGCGCGACGTGCAGCACTCCATGCGGCCCGGCGTGCTGCAGCTGGGCAGCCTGCCGCCGCTGTCGCTGTACGTGCACCTGCCCTGGTGCCTGAAAAAATGCCCCTACTGCGATTTCAACTCGCATGAGTACCGCGAGGGTGGCGGTGCGCAGGCCTTGCCCGAGCAGCGCTACCTGGACGCCTTGATGGCCGACCTGGAGGCGGCGCTGCCGCTGATCTGGGGCCGGACGGTGCACAGCATCTTCATCGGCGGTGGCACGCCCAGCCTGTTCTCGCCCGCCGCCATCGACCAGTTGATCGGCGGCCTGCGCGCGCGGCTGCGCCTGGAGGCGGACTGCGAGATCACGATGGAGGCCAATCCCGGCACGTTCGAGAAGGACCGCTTCCGGGCGTACCGCGCGGCCGGGGTGACGCGGCTGTCGATCGGCGTGCAGAGCTTCGACGACCGTTTCCTGAAGGCGCTGGGGCGGGTGCACGACGGTGCCCAGGCCATGGCCGCGGTGGAAGAGGCTGCGCAATCGTTCGAGACCTTCAACCTCGACATCATGTACGCCCTGCCGGGCCAGACGCTCGCCGATCTGGAGCAGGACATGCGCACCGCGCTGGCGCTGGGGCCGCCGCACATTTCGATCTACCACCTGACCATCGAGCCCAACACGGTGTTCGCCAAGTTCCCGCCCGTGGTGCCCGAGGACGACCAGGCCTACGCCATGCTGGACCGCATCACCGAGATGACGGCGCAGGCCGGGCTGCAGCGCTATGAAATCTCGGCCTATGCACGCGAGGGCCACGGCTGCTTCCACAACACCAACTACTGGCAGTTCGGCGACTACCTGGGCATCGGCGCGGGCGCGCACAGCAAGATCAGCTTCGCGCACCGCGTGGTGCGGCAGGTGCGCTTTCGGGACCCCGGACGGTACATGGACCACGCGCTGGCAGGCCATGCGGTGGCGCAGGACGACGAGGTGCGCCGGGCGGACCTGCCGTTCGAATACATGCTCAACGCGTTGCGCCTGCGCGAGGGGTTTGCGCTGCAGGACTTCATGGCGCGCACGGGCCTGCCGTTGACCGCGATTGCCAAGGCGCTGGACGAGGCCGAGCGCAAGGGCCTGATCGAGCGCGACATGGCGCGCGTGCGCCCGACCGAGCGGGGCTTCGATTTCCTGAGCGACCTGCAGGCGCTCTTTCTGGCCGACTGA
- the rdgB gene encoding RdgB/HAM1 family non-canonical purine NTP pyrophosphatase → MKLVLASNNQGKLAELQTLLAPLGVVLVRQADLGVGEAAEPFRTFVENALAKARFAAQHTGLPALADDAGLCVDAFDGLPGVDTAYYATRFGYDKGDANNVRALLEQMQGIDQRRAAMVSTLVAVRTPEDPEPLIAVGRVVGEIAREPRGSQGFGFDPIMVVPEFGKTFAELPTEVKNAHSHRGRSAQQMLALMRERWF, encoded by the coding sequence ATGAAACTCGTACTCGCATCCAACAACCAGGGCAAGCTGGCCGAACTGCAGACGCTGCTGGCGCCGCTCGGCGTGGTGCTCGTGCGCCAGGCGGACCTGGGCGTCGGCGAGGCGGCCGAGCCCTTTCGGACCTTCGTGGAGAACGCGCTGGCCAAGGCACGCTTTGCCGCCCAGCACACCGGACTGCCGGCGCTGGCCGATGACGCCGGCCTGTGCGTCGATGCCTTCGACGGATTGCCGGGCGTGGACACGGCCTATTACGCGACCCGATTCGGCTACGACAAGGGCGACGCGAACAACGTGCGCGCGCTGCTGGAGCAGATGCAAGGCATCGACCAGCGCCGCGCGGCGATGGTGAGCACCCTCGTGGCGGTGCGCACGCCCGAGGACCCGGAGCCGCTCATCGCCGTGGGCCGGGTCGTGGGCGAGATCGCGCGCGAGCCGCGTGGCAGCCAGGGCTTCGGGTTCGATCCGATCATGGTCGTGCCCGAGTTCGGCAAGACCTTCGCCGAGCTGCCGACGGAGGTGAAGAACGCCCATAGCCACCGGGGCCGTTCGGCGCAGCAGATGCTGGCGCTGATGCGCGAGCGCTGGTTCTGA